One genomic segment of Aliarcobacter cibarius includes these proteins:
- a CDS encoding DUF234 domain-containing protein — translation MIILDKSIKEQFAIFCKTNNISDMQIAIKYFSIFGGLDIQIDTSKPILELIETNILNNYNHLRSEINHLTGGYHVEHAILSGIALGDRKTTNAFKRAHVSFEEGMKCVDSLYEKEIIDIDSSEHFLVGKRNDSKVAKKLLFANPFLRFWFAFVSPIYKGIKEGNYEEFKTKFQNRESDFSDFIFEELALSFIKNNFSDDPIKQHGQYWDEKIQIPLVAKTVSNKTLVGFCKHSDNKVKKSELNKFLEDIKEEGISADIIVIFSKNGFSTELKNMKNENLKLFTIKSLKALVQ, via the coding sequence ATGATAATTTTAGATAAATCTATAAAAGAGCAATTTGCTATTTTTTGTAAAACAAATAATATTTCTGATATGCAAATAGCTATAAAATACTTCTCTATATTTGGTGGACTTGATATACAAATTGATACTTCAAAACCAATTTTAGAACTAATAGAGACTAACATTTTAAATAATTACAATCATTTAAGAAGTGAAATAAATCATCTAACTGGTGGTTATCATGTTGAACATGCAATATTAAGTGGAATTGCTCTTGGTGATAGAAAAACAACAAATGCTTTTAAAAGAGCTCATGTAAGTTTTGAAGAAGGAATGAAATGTGTAGACTCTTTGTATGAAAAAGAGATTATTGATATAGATTCTTCTGAACACTTTCTAGTAGGAAAAAGAAATGATTCTAAAGTAGCAAAAAAATTGCTTTTTGCAAATCCATTTCTTAGATTTTGGTTTGCTTTTGTATCTCCTATATACAAAGGAATAAAAGAAGGAAACTATGAAGAGTTTAAAACAAAATTCCAAAATAGAGAATCTGATTTTAGTGATTTTATTTTTGAAGAATTAGCACTATCATTTATAAAAAATAACTTTTCTGATGATCCAATAAAACAACATGGTCAATATTGGGATGAAAAAATTCAAATACCTTTAGTAGCAAAAACTGTTTCTAATAAAACATTAGTGGGATTTTGTAAACATAGTGATAACAAAGTGAAAAAAAGTGAGCTAAATAAGTTTTTGGAAGATATTAAAGAAGAAGGTATATCAGCTGATATTATAGTTATTTTCTCAAAAAATGGTTTTAGCACAGAATTAAAAAATATGAAAAACGAAAATTTAAAACTCTTTACTATTAAAAGTTTAAAGGCCTTAGTTCAATAG
- a CDS encoding DEAD/DEAH box helicase, whose amino-acid sequence MKFSEFIVCDEINQSLKENNYKTPTLIQSKVIKAVFEKVDVIAKAQTGSGKTASFVLPILELFSKQNDSKKAKIKTLVLTPTRELALQISDTFEIFSKYLNKKPKIVSLIGGEGISKQLIDVQKGCDIVVATTGRLIDILEKKQINLNYLEFFILDEADKMLDFGFEEELDNLLKIIPSTRQNLLFSATYPDKVKNIISRITQNPVYISIEEPPVVENINQRVILVNKEKKSLLLRELISENKWDKILVFVANKRSCDNIAFKFRKNGLNAISFHSDLTQEERNNTLKDFKENKINILFATDIVSRGIHVEDISCVINFDLPRASEDYIHRIGRTARAGKTGVAISFIGLEDFEHFSLIEKRCNISIKKEQIKDFELIGSPVKKEKGLAPIKGKRKSKKDKLRELAKKDA is encoded by the coding sequence ATGAAATTTTCAGAGTTTATAGTTTGCGATGAAATAAATCAAAGTTTAAAGGAAAATAATTATAAAACTCCTACTTTAATTCAGTCAAAAGTTATTAAAGCAGTTTTTGAAAAAGTTGATGTAATTGCAAAAGCTCAAACAGGAAGTGGTAAAACAGCTAGTTTTGTTTTACCTATTTTAGAACTGTTTTCAAAACAAAATGATTCAAAAAAAGCTAAAATAAAAACTTTAGTACTAACTCCTACTAGAGAATTGGCACTACAAATTTCTGACACTTTTGAAATTTTTTCTAAATATTTAAATAAAAAGCCAAAAATTGTATCTTTAATCGGTGGAGAAGGTATTTCAAAACAACTTATAGATGTACAAAAAGGTTGTGATATAGTAGTTGCAACAACTGGAAGATTGATTGATATATTAGAGAAGAAGCAGATCAATTTAAATTATTTAGAGTTCTTTATTTTAGATGAAGCTGATAAAATGCTAGATTTTGGATTTGAAGAAGAACTAGATAATCTTTTAAAAATAATTCCTTCAACTAGACAAAATTTACTATTTTCTGCAACTTATCCAGATAAAGTTAAAAATATTATTTCAAGAATTACACAAAATCCAGTTTATATATCAATAGAAGAGCCACCAGTTGTAGAAAACATAAATCAAAGAGTAATATTAGTTAATAAAGAAAAAAAAAGTTTACTTTTAAGAGAATTAATATCTGAAAATAAGTGGGATAAAATTTTAGTATTTGTTGCAAATAAACGTTCATGTGATAATATCGCTTTTAAATTCAGAAAAAATGGATTAAATGCAATTTCTTTTCATTCTGATTTAACGCAAGAGGAGAGAAATAATACTTTAAAAGATTTTAAAGAGAATAAAATCAATATTTTATTCGCAACAGATATTGTTTCTAGAGGGATTCACGTTGAAGATATTTCCTGTGTAATAAATTTTGATTTACCAAGAGCAAGCGAAGATTATATTCATAGAATTGGTCGAACAGCACGAGCTGGAAAAACAGGTGTCGCTATTTCATTTATAGGTTTAGAAGATTTTGAACATTTCTCTTTGATTGAAAAAAGATGTAATATTTCTATAAAAAAAGAGCAGATAAAAGATTTTGAACTAATTGGGAGTCCAGTTAAAAAAGAGAAAGGTTTAGCACCAATTAAAGGGAAAAGAAAGAGTAAAAAAGACAAATTAAGAGAGTTAGCAAAAAAAGATGCTTAA